A genomic region of Bradyrhizobium sp. ORS 278 contains the following coding sequences:
- the miaB gene encoding tRNA (N6-isopentenyl adenosine(37)-C2)-methylthiotransferase MiaB: MTPPRKLHIKSYGCQMNVYDAQRMVDTLGAEGFVETADAGDADLVILNTCHIREKASEKVYSELGRLRVAKEEAARSGRAMQIAVAGCVAQAEGVEIISRAPTVDVVVGPQSYHHLPQLLAQASRGERAIETEFPAEDKFGFLAKPSREAIRARGVSAFVTVQEGCDKFCTFCVVPYTRGAEMSRPVARIVDDVMQLTDSGVREITLIGQNVNAYHGEGPDGRTWTLGRLLYRIAEIPGVARIRYSTSHPNDVDDGLIAAHRDLTAVMPFVHLPVQSGSDRILAAMNRKHSAADYRRVVDRFRGARDDIAFSSDFIVGFPGETEEDFRATLALIDQIGYAAAYSFKYSPRPGTPAADMQEMVSATEMDERLERLQSLIDSQQAAFNKAAIGSVVDVLFEREARKPGQLVGRTAYLQPAHVMASSDIIGQVLPVRIDSLERYSLLGELVATTAAPIPEAAMPLASIGG, translated from the coding sequence ATGACGCCGCCGCGCAAGCTGCACATCAAATCCTATGGCTGCCAGATGAATGTCTACGATGCCCAGCGCATGGTGGACACGCTGGGGGCTGAGGGATTCGTCGAAACGGCCGACGCGGGCGACGCCGATCTCGTCATCCTCAACACCTGCCACATCCGCGAGAAGGCCTCCGAAAAGGTCTATTCGGAGCTGGGCCGGCTGCGGGTGGCGAAAGAGGAGGCCGCCCGGTCGGGCCGCGCGATGCAGATCGCGGTCGCCGGCTGCGTGGCCCAGGCCGAGGGTGTGGAAATCATCTCCCGCGCGCCCACCGTCGACGTCGTGGTCGGGCCGCAGAGCTATCACCATCTGCCGCAGCTGCTGGCGCAGGCCAGCCGTGGCGAGCGCGCGATCGAGACCGAGTTTCCCGCCGAGGACAAGTTTGGTTTCCTCGCCAAACCCAGCCGCGAGGCGATACGCGCCCGCGGCGTGTCGGCTTTCGTCACGGTGCAGGAGGGTTGCGACAAGTTCTGCACCTTCTGCGTGGTGCCGTACACACGCGGCGCCGAAATGTCGCGCCCGGTGGCACGGATTGTCGACGATGTCATGCAGCTCACCGACAGCGGTGTCCGCGAGATCACGCTGATCGGCCAGAACGTCAACGCCTATCATGGCGAGGGTCCGGACGGCCGCACCTGGACGCTCGGCCGGCTGCTCTACCGGATCGCCGAGATCCCGGGTGTGGCCCGCATCCGCTATTCCACCAGCCATCCGAATGACGTCGACGACGGCCTGATCGCCGCGCATCGCGACCTCACCGCCGTCATGCCGTTTGTGCATCTTCCGGTGCAGTCGGGATCCGACCGGATCCTCGCGGCCATGAACCGGAAGCACAGCGCGGCCGACTATCGGCGGGTTGTCGACCGTTTCCGCGGCGCGCGGGACGACATTGCATTCTCGTCCGACTTCATCGTCGGGTTCCCCGGCGAGACCGAGGAAGATTTTCGCGCCACCCTCGCGCTGATCGATCAAATCGGTTACGCTGCGGCCTATTCTTTCAAGTATTCGCCGCGCCCGGGAACGCCGGCGGCGGACATGCAGGAGATGGTGTCAGCGACCGAGATGGACGAGCGATTGGAGCGCCTCCAGAGCTTGATCGACAGCCAGCAGGCAGCCTTCAACAAGGCCGCGATTGGCTCGGTCGTCGACGTGTTGTTCGAGCGCGAGGCCCGCAAGCCGGGTCAGCTGGTCGGACGCACGGCCTATCTGCAGCCAGCCCATGTGATGGCGTCCAGCGACATCATCGGTCAGGTTCTGCCGGTCAGGATCGACAGTCTCGAGCGCTACAGCCTGCTCGGCGAGCTCGTGGCGACGACAGCGGCTCCGATTCCCGAAGCCGCCATGCCCCTCGCGTCCATCGGAGGCTGA
- a CDS encoding PhoH family protein, with product MSMPPETQVVIDFDDNRAASALVGPYGQNLALVERRLGVVVDSRGNHITIGGSRDGCDAARRVLESLYAQAIKGQDLSQGDVDGAIRAVVAQGSLFEFDAKNGKNAFESINLRKRPVRARTAAQDSYIRALKRHELVFGIGPAGTGKTWLAVAHAAQLFERKEVDRIILSRPAVEAGERLGFLPGDLREKVDPYLRPIYDALYDLMDARVVERALQANEIEIAPLAFMRGRTLTNAAIILDEAQNTTSMQMKMFLTRLGENSRMIITGDPSQVDLPNGQTSGLAEAARLLDGVEGIAQVRFTGEDVIRHELVARIVAAYEGPQAR from the coding sequence ATGTCCATGCCCCCCGAAACCCAGGTCGTCATCGATTTCGACGACAATCGTGCCGCCTCCGCGCTGGTCGGCCCCTACGGCCAGAACCTCGCGCTGGTCGAGCGCCGCCTCGGCGTCGTCGTGGACTCGCGCGGCAACCACATCACCATCGGCGGCAGCCGGGATGGCTGCGACGCGGCGCGACGCGTGCTGGAGTCGCTGTATGCCCAGGCCATCAAGGGCCAGGATCTCTCGCAAGGCGACGTCGACGGCGCGATCCGCGCCGTTGTCGCGCAGGGCTCGCTGTTCGAGTTCGACGCCAAGAACGGCAAGAACGCGTTCGAGAGCATCAATCTGCGCAAGCGCCCGGTGCGCGCCCGCACGGCTGCGCAGGATTCCTACATCCGCGCGCTGAAGCGTCATGAGCTCGTGTTCGGCATCGGCCCGGCGGGCACCGGCAAGACCTGGCTCGCGGTGGCGCACGCCGCGCAGCTGTTCGAGCGCAAGGAAGTCGACCGCATCATCCTGTCGCGCCCCGCGGTCGAAGCCGGCGAGCGGCTTGGCTTCCTGCCCGGCGACCTGCGCGAGAAGGTCGACCCGTATCTGCGTCCGATCTACGACGCGCTGTACGATCTGATGGATGCGCGTGTCGTCGAGCGCGCGCTGCAGGCCAATGAGATCGAGATCGCGCCGCTCGCCTTCATGCGCGGCCGCACTTTGACCAACGCGGCGATCATTCTCGACGAGGCGCAGAATACGACCTCGATGCAGATGAAGATGTTCCTGACGCGTCTCGGCGAGAACAGCCGCATGATCATCACCGGCGATCCATCTCAGGTCGACCTGCCGAATGGCCAGACGTCGGGGCTGGCCGAAGCCGCGCGCCTGCTCGATGGCGTCGAGGGCATCGCCCAGGTCAGGTTCACCGGTGAGGACGTCATTCGCCACGAATTGGTGGCGCGCATCGTTGCGGCCTATGAGGGCCCGCAGGCCCGCTGA
- the ybeY gene encoding rRNA maturation RNase YbeY, producing MPQSPIPITEVIVAADCWQDQPDAEDVIQRAIIAAAEMVDADVGDAEIAVMLTDDGGIRTLNSNWRGIDKPTNVLSFPALQPTGPRGDEDAPRMLGDIAIAYETMRREADEEQKPFAHHLSHLTVHGFLHLIGYDHETDDEAEEMEALETEILAHLGIPDPYADRERMH from the coding sequence ATGCCACAAAGTCCCATTCCGATCACCGAGGTCATTGTCGCCGCCGACTGCTGGCAGGACCAGCCCGACGCCGAGGACGTCATACAACGCGCCATCATCGCCGCCGCAGAGATGGTTGATGCCGACGTGGGCGATGCCGAGATCGCGGTCATGCTGACCGATGATGGCGGCATCCGCACCCTGAACAGCAATTGGCGCGGCATCGACAAGCCGACCAACGTGTTGTCATTCCCGGCGCTGCAGCCGACGGGCCCGCGCGGCGACGAGGACGCGCCGCGCATGCTCGGCGACATCGCCATCGCCTACGAGACGATGCGCCGCGAGGCCGATGAGGAGCAGAAGCCGTTCGCGCATCATCTCAGCCATCTCACCGTGCACGGCTTCCTGCATCTGATCGGCTACGATCACGAGACCGATGACGAGGCCGAGGAGATGGAGGCGCTAGAGACCGAAATCCTGGCCCATCTCGGCATCCCCGATCCCTATGCCGACCGGGAACGGATGCATTGA
- a CDS encoding hemolysin family protein has protein sequence MADSEPIHDNPRQTRNLPAVVPPSELGRSPSENWLLRALRNLFGWKGGGSVRDDLQVVLDASTPDDIGFSAVERTLLRNILDLHERRIADVMVHRADIVAVRRDITLGELMSLFESASHSRLVVYNDTLDDPEGMVHIRDLLAYMTAQARVSDDAKARRKKPLPAGLDLKSVELSMPLFEANIIRKLLYVPPSMRAIDLLAQMQASRIHLALVVDEYGGTDGLVSIEDIVEQIVGEIDDEHDSDEPPAIMRQADNAFIADARASLEDVRRVIGEEFVTGEAGEGVETLGGYLVNHVGRLPVRGELISGPGNFEVEVLDADPRRVKRLRIAPRKERPTPRPPRESRRREAAPETAPETTPETTSESGTAAEPPRPVETGPASGHDDSSPPQGDGASSQ, from the coding sequence ATGGCCGACTCCGAGCCCATCCATGACAACCCGCGCCAGACGCGCAATCTGCCGGCCGTGGTGCCGCCGTCCGAGCTCGGCCGTTCGCCGAGCGAGAACTGGCTGCTTCGTGCGTTGCGCAACCTGTTCGGCTGGAAGGGCGGCGGATCGGTGCGCGACGATCTGCAGGTCGTGCTCGATGCCTCGACGCCCGACGACATCGGCTTCTCGGCGGTCGAGCGCACGCTCTTGCGCAACATCCTCGACCTGCACGAGCGGCGGATCGCCGACGTCATGGTGCATCGGGCCGACATCGTTGCCGTGCGGCGTGACATCACGCTGGGCGAGCTGATGAGTCTGTTCGAAAGCGCGTCGCATTCACGCCTGGTGGTCTACAACGACACGCTCGACGACCCCGAGGGCATGGTTCATATCCGCGACCTGCTCGCCTACATGACGGCGCAGGCGCGCGTCTCCGATGATGCGAAGGCCCGGCGCAAGAAGCCGCTGCCTGCCGGGCTCGACCTGAAGAGCGTCGAGCTGTCGATGCCGCTGTTCGAGGCCAACATCATCCGTAAATTGCTCTACGTGCCGCCCTCCATGCGCGCGATCGACCTGCTGGCGCAGATGCAGGCCTCGCGCATTCACCTCGCGCTCGTGGTCGACGAATATGGCGGCACCGACGGGCTGGTCTCGATCGAGGACATCGTCGAGCAGATCGTCGGCGAGATCGACGATGAGCATGACAGCGACGAGCCGCCCGCGATCATGCGGCAGGCCGACAACGCATTCATCGCGGATGCGCGCGCGAGCCTCGAGGATGTCCGCCGGGTGATCGGCGAGGAGTTCGTCACGGGCGAGGCCGGCGAAGGCGTCGAAACCCTGGGCGGCTATCTCGTCAACCATGTCGGCCGGCTGCCGGTGCGCGGCGAGCTGATCTCGGGCCCCGGCAATTTCGAGGTCGAGGTGCTCGACGCCGACCCGCGCCGGGTCAAGCGGCTCCGTATCGCTCCGCGCAAGGAGCGGCCGACGCCGCGGCCGCCGCGCGAAAGCCGGCGCCGCGAGGCCGCACCCGAAACGGCGCCCGAGACGACACCAGAGACAACATCCGAGAGCGGCACCGCAGCCGAGCCGCCGCGACCGGTGGAGACCGGCCCCGCGTCCGGTCATGACGACAGCAGCCCGCCCCAAGGCGACGGAGCAAGCTCACAGTGA
- the lnt gene encoding apolipoprotein N-acyltransferase encodes MIRGLVLGIVLAWGWKRAAIALAAGAVSSLAMAPFNAWPVLAVTFPVLVWLIDGAAAGRRRGIPAAALTGFCFGMGYFVPGLYWIGNAFLVDADTFAWLMPFAVLGLPAYLALFPALGFALARLLWTRDATRILALAVCLTASEWLRGHALTGFPWNTFGYALSQPLALAQAASLVGIWGMTFVTIAVFASPAVLIDGKTWREGWRAPAAAAAGLVLLGVFGAVRLGQHPTAFVPDLKLRIMQPNLQQDVKFNYGAKADVMRRYLALSDRASGPKSTGVRDTDVLIWPESAFPFFLTREADAMGQIADLLPAGTVLITGSVRAPDGPRTGPITRAYNSIYVIDHDGTVLSVYDKLHLVPFGEFLPFQNLLERIGLEQLTRVQGGFIPGTIRRNLDVPHAPRVLPLICYEAIFPTDSAANDDRPGWIVNLTNDGWFGVSTGPHQHLQQAQWRAIEQGLPLVRSANTGISAVIDPVGRIISQLSLGTEGVLDAMLPVALQPTIYARFGDIPAAILLVLALSTVVRRRVAQKLP; translated from the coding sequence ATGATCCGCGGCCTCGTGCTTGGAATTGTCCTGGCCTGGGGCTGGAAGCGCGCGGCCATTGCGCTCGCGGCAGGCGCCGTCTCCTCGCTAGCGATGGCCCCGTTCAATGCCTGGCCGGTACTGGCCGTCACCTTCCCTGTGCTGGTCTGGCTGATCGATGGCGCGGCGGCGGGACGGCGGCGCGGCATTCCGGCGGCCGCCTTGACCGGCTTCTGCTTTGGCATGGGCTATTTCGTCCCGGGGCTGTACTGGATCGGTAACGCCTTTCTGGTCGACGCCGATACGTTCGCCTGGCTGATGCCGTTCGCAGTTCTTGGGCTCCCGGCCTATCTCGCGCTGTTCCCAGCACTGGGCTTTGCGCTCGCTCGGTTGTTGTGGACACGTGATGCAACCCGTATCCTGGCGCTGGCTGTCTGCCTGACCGCCAGCGAATGGCTGCGCGGCCACGCCCTGACCGGCTTCCCCTGGAACACGTTCGGCTATGCGCTATCCCAGCCGCTCGCGCTGGCGCAAGCAGCGTCGCTGGTCGGCATCTGGGGCATGACGTTTGTCACGATCGCGGTTTTTGCCAGCCCCGCGGTGCTGATCGATGGCAAGACCTGGCGGGAGGGCTGGCGCGCGCCGGCGGCAGCCGCTGCCGGGCTGGTTCTCTTGGGCGTGTTCGGCGCCGTCAGGCTCGGTCAGCATCCCACCGCCTTCGTCCCCGATCTCAAGCTGCGGATCATGCAGCCGAATTTGCAGCAGGACGTCAAATTTAACTACGGCGCCAAGGCCGATGTGATGCGGCGCTACCTCGCCCTCTCCGACCGCGCGTCGGGTCCGAAGTCGACAGGCGTGCGCGACACCGACGTCCTGATCTGGCCTGAATCCGCATTCCCGTTCTTCCTGACCCGCGAAGCCGACGCGATGGGCCAGATCGCTGACCTGCTGCCGGCCGGAACGGTGCTGATCACCGGTTCGGTCCGCGCGCCGGACGGCCCGCGCACTGGCCCCATCACGCGCGCCTATAACTCGATCTATGTGATCGATCACGACGGCACCGTGCTGTCGGTCTACGACAAGCTCCATCTGGTCCCGTTTGGCGAGTTTCTCCCGTTCCAGAATCTGCTCGAGCGGATCGGGCTGGAGCAGCTGACCCGGGTGCAAGGCGGCTTCATCCCTGGTACGATCCGGCGCAACCTGGACGTGCCACACGCGCCGCGTGTATTGCCGCTAATCTGCTACGAAGCCATATTTCCGACTGATAGTGCAGCTAATGACGACCGACCGGGCTGGATCGTCAACCTGACCAATGACGGCTGGTTTGGTGTTTCGACCGGTCCTCATCAGCATCTGCAACAGGCGCAATGGCGCGCCATCGAGCAGGGGCTTCCATTAGTTCGATCAGCGAACACGGGCATCTCTGCCGTGATCGATCCTGTCGGCCGCATTATTTCGCAACTATCTCTGGGCACTGAGGGTGTGCTCGACGCTATGCTGCCTGTTGCCCTGCAGCCCACGATCTATGCGAGATTCGGCGATATTCCGGCTGCCATCCTGTTAGTGCTCGCCCTGAGCACAGTCGTTCGCAGACGTGTTGCTCAAAAGCTTCCCTGA